Proteins encoded together in one Sinorhizobium meliloti window:
- a CDS encoding acyl-homoserine-lactone synthase has product MIRIVNGNGRSQHPQAIDEMFRLRKRVFHDFLKWDVKTEGDWEIDHYDKANPLYVMSYSPDTGKIRGSLRLLPTLGPNMLDDTFPILLGDNPEIRSASVWESSRFCIDPEISQDRASNQVTIAAAELMCGVGEMSLASGISHIVTVTDVFLERMFRRMGCPGERIADPHRIGSVHAVAIAWEVSRNLLETMKAVASIEGTVLDRPMSLETARAA; this is encoded by the coding sequence ATGATCAGGATAGTGAACGGAAACGGTCGCAGCCAGCATCCCCAGGCCATCGACGAGATGTTCCGGCTGCGTAAGCGCGTATTCCACGACTTCTTGAAGTGGGACGTCAAGACCGAAGGGGACTGGGAAATCGACCACTACGACAAGGCCAATCCGCTCTATGTCATGTCGTACTCGCCGGACACTGGCAAGATTCGTGGCTCTCTCAGGCTCCTTCCGACGCTCGGTCCGAATATGCTGGACGATACGTTCCCGATCCTGCTCGGGGACAATCCGGAAATCCGCAGCGCGTCGGTGTGGGAATCGAGCCGCTTCTGCATCGATCCCGAAATTTCCCAGGATCGCGCATCGAACCAGGTCACCATCGCCGCGGCCGAACTGATGTGCGGTGTGGGCGAAATGAGCCTTGCCTCGGGCATCAGCCATATCGTCACGGTCACCGACGTGTTCCTGGAGCGAATGTTCCGCCGCATGGGTTGCCCGGGGGAGCGCATAGCCGACCCGCACAGGATCGGCTCCGTCCATGCGGTCGCCATTGCCTGGGAGGTGAGCAGGAACCTGCTCGAAACGATGAAGGCGGTGGCCTCCATCGAAGGTACCGTCCTCGATCGCCCGATGTCGCTCGAAACGGCACGCGCCGCCTGA
- a CDS encoding NADP-dependent malic enzyme yields MNTGDKAKSQAVPASGDIDQQALFFHRYPRPGKLEIQPTKPLGNQRDLALAYSPGVAAPCLAIKDNPETAADFTARANLVAVVSNGTAVLGLGNIGPLASKPVMEGKAVLFKKFAGIDVFDIEIDAPTVDRMVDVISALEPTFGGINLEDIKAPECFEVERRLREKMEIPVFHDDQHGTAIIVAAAVLNGLELAGKDITEAKIVASGAGAAALACLNLLVTLGAKRENIWVHDIEGLVYKGREALMDEWKAVYAQESDNRVLADSIGGADVFLGLSAAGVLKPELLARMAEKPLIMALANPTPEIMPEVARAARPDAMICTGRSDFPNQVNNVLCFPHIFRGALDCGARTINEEMKMAAVRAIAGLAREEPSDVAARAYSGETPVFGPDYLIPSPFDQRLILRIAPAVAKAAAESGVATRPIQDFDAYLDKLNRFVFRSGFIMKPVFAAAKNATKNRVIFAEGEDERVLRAAQVLLEEGTAKPILIGRPQIIETRLRRYGLRIRPDVDFEVVNPEGDPRYRDYVDDYFALVGRLGVIPEAARTIVRTNTTVIGALAVKRGEADALICGVEGRYSKHLRDVSQIIGKRPGVLDFSALSLLISQRGATFFTDTYVSFSPSAEEIAQTTVMAANEIRRFGITPRAALVSHSNFGSRDSESAFKMRTALQLVRELAPDLEVDGEMHGDSAISEVLRQRVMPDSTLNGEANLLVFPNLDAANITLGVVKTMTDSLHVGPILLGSALPAHILSPSVTSRGVVNMAALAVVESSHPV; encoded by the coding sequence ATGAACACGGGCGATAAAGCGAAATCCCAGGCCGTTCCCGCCAGCGGAGACATCGATCAGCAGGCACTCTTCTTCCATCGCTATCCTCGCCCCGGCAAGCTCGAGATCCAGCCGACCAAGCCACTCGGGAATCAGCGCGACCTGGCGCTCGCCTATTCGCCGGGGGTCGCCGCACCTTGCCTCGCCATCAAGGACAATCCCGAGACCGCCGCCGATTTCACCGCCCGCGCCAATCTCGTCGCCGTGGTATCCAACGGCACAGCCGTTCTCGGCCTTGGCAATATCGGTCCCCTGGCCTCCAAACCCGTGATGGAGGGGAAGGCCGTTCTCTTCAAGAAGTTCGCGGGGATCGACGTCTTCGACATCGAGATCGACGCACCGACGGTCGATCGGATGGTCGACGTCATCTCGGCGCTGGAGCCGACCTTCGGCGGCATCAATCTCGAGGACATCAAAGCTCCCGAATGTTTCGAGGTGGAGCGGCGTCTGCGCGAGAAAATGGAAATACCGGTCTTCCACGACGACCAGCACGGGACCGCGATCATCGTCGCTGCCGCCGTCCTGAACGGCCTGGAACTTGCCGGCAAGGACATTACCGAGGCCAAGATCGTGGCCTCCGGTGCCGGGGCGGCGGCGCTTGCCTGCCTCAACCTCCTCGTCACGCTGGGCGCCAAGCGCGAAAACATCTGGGTCCACGACATCGAAGGTCTCGTCTACAAAGGGCGCGAGGCCCTGATGGACGAGTGGAAAGCCGTCTACGCGCAGGAGAGCGACAATCGTGTGCTCGCCGACAGCATCGGCGGAGCCGACGTGTTTCTGGGGCTCTCGGCCGCCGGCGTTCTCAAGCCTGAACTGTTGGCCCGGATGGCCGAAAAGCCCCTGATCATGGCGCTGGCCAATCCTACGCCGGAGATCATGCCCGAAGTGGCCCGCGCCGCGCGCCCCGATGCCATGATCTGCACCGGACGCTCGGATTTTCCGAACCAGGTCAACAATGTCCTCTGTTTCCCGCATATCTTCCGTGGCGCGCTCGATTGCGGCGCACGCACCATCAACGAAGAGATGAAGATGGCGGCGGTGCGCGCGATAGCAGGCCTTGCCCGCGAGGAGCCGTCGGATGTCGCCGCGCGCGCCTATTCCGGCGAAACGCCCGTCTTCGGCCCCGATTACCTGATCCCTTCGCCTTTCGATCAGCGGCTGATCCTGCGGATTGCGCCGGCCGTGGCAAAGGCTGCAGCCGAAAGCGGCGTCGCCACGCGTCCGATCCAGGACTTCGACGCCTATCTCGACAAGCTCAACCGTTTCGTCTTCCGCTCCGGCTTCATCATGAAACCGGTCTTTGCTGCAGCGAAGAATGCGACGAAGAACCGCGTCATCTTCGCCGAGGGCGAAGATGAGCGGGTGCTGCGGGCCGCCCAGGTTCTGCTGGAGGAAGGCACAGCCAAGCCGATCCTGATCGGCCGCCCGCAAATCATCGAGACCCGACTGCGGCGCTACGGCCTCAGAATCCGGCCCGACGTCGATTTCGAGGTCGTCAATCCCGAAGGCGACCCGCGCTATCGCGACTATGTCGATGATTATTTCGCCCTCGTCGGGCGGCTCGGCGTGATTCCCGAGGCGGCCCGCACGATCGTGCGCACGAATACGACGGTCATCGGTGCGCTCGCCGTCAAGCGCGGCGAGGCGGACGCGCTGATCTGCGGGGTCGAGGGACGCTACAGCAAGCATTTGCGCGATGTATCGCAGATCATCGGCAAGCGTCCGGGCGTACTCGACTTCTCGGCGCTCAGCCTCCTGATCTCACAACGCGGCGCGACTTTCTTTACCGATACCTATGTGAGCTTCAGCCCGAGCGCAGAGGAGATCGCTCAGACGACGGTGATGGCTGCAAACGAAATCCGCCGCTTCGGCATCACGCCGCGTGCCGCCCTCGTCTCCCATTCGAACTTCGGCTCGCGCGATTCCGAGAGCGCTTTCAAGATGCGCACCGCACTGCAGCTCGTGCGCGAGCTAGCCCCCGATCTGGAGGTGGACGGAGAAATGCATGGCGATTCCGCCATCTCCGAGGTCCTGCGCCAACGCGTGATGCCGGACAGCACGCTGAACGGCGAAGCGAATCTGCTCGTCTTCCCCAATCTCGATGCCGCCAACATCACGCTCGGCGTGGTCAAAACCATGACGGACAGCCTGCATGTCGGCCCGATCCTTCTGGGCTCGGCGCTGCCGGCGCATATCCTGTCGCCGTCCGTTACCTCGCGCGGCGTCGTCAATATGGCGGCGCTGGCCGTCGTCGAATCGAGCCATCCCGTCTGA
- a CDS encoding UDP-2,3-diacylglucosamine diphosphatase: MAAASAYQQNSVLKLRTLFISDVHLGSKAAKTDFLLDFLRHHEAETIILVGDIVDGWRLKRSWYWPQSCNDVVQKLLRKARKGTRIIYIPGNHDEFLREFPGVHFGGIEVAQRYLHKGADGRTYLVLHGDEFDVVVRNARVLAYLGDWAYDMAIAINIGLAAIRRRLDMPYWSFSSWAKLQVKHAVNFIGEFQKVVTEEARRHDAQGVICGHIHHAVIEDIEGIKYINTGDWVESCTAIAEHHDGTMELITWHQMRGDSAAGQRAGEAETMPVRRLAPQAA; encoded by the coding sequence ATGGCGGCGGCATCGGCATACCAACAGAATTCCGTTCTGAAACTGCGCACGCTTTTCATTTCCGATGTTCATCTGGGCTCGAAAGCGGCCAAGACGGACTTTCTTCTGGATTTCCTGCGGCACCACGAGGCGGAGACGATCATTCTGGTCGGGGATATCGTGGACGGCTGGCGTCTCAAACGCAGCTGGTACTGGCCGCAGTCCTGCAACGACGTGGTCCAGAAGCTTCTGCGCAAGGCACGAAAAGGCACGCGCATCATCTACATCCCCGGTAATCACGACGAGTTCCTCCGGGAGTTTCCGGGCGTTCATTTCGGCGGTATCGAAGTGGCGCAACGCTATCTCCACAAGGGTGCGGACGGGCGGACCTATCTCGTGCTGCACGGGGACGAGTTCGACGTGGTCGTGCGCAACGCACGCGTTCTCGCCTATCTCGGCGACTGGGCCTACGACATGGCAATCGCCATCAATATTGGCCTTGCGGCCATACGTCGTCGTCTCGACATGCCTTACTGGTCGTTTTCCTCCTGGGCCAAGCTGCAGGTCAAACACGCGGTGAACTTCATTGGCGAGTTCCAGAAAGTCGTGACCGAGGAAGCCCGTCGTCACGACGCGCAAGGGGTGATCTGCGGCCACATCCATCATGCGGTCATCGAAGACATCGAAGGCATCAAGTACATCAACACGGGCGACTGGGTGGAGAGCTGCACGGCGATCGCCGAGCATCACGACGGCACGATGGAGCTCATCACCTGGCACCAGATGCGCGGCGACAGCGCCGCTGGGCAGCGAGCCGGCGAAGCCGAGACAATGCCCGTCAGGCGGCTTGCACCCCAGGCCGCCTGA
- a CDS encoding ABC transporter ATP-binding protein has translation MVQAVIEKQADAGEKREAVLSVRDLTVGFGDHVVLDNLNLEVLRGEILGFVGASGTGKSVLMRTVLRLLPKRSGTIEILGADYDKMGEAERIALDMRLGVLFQHGALFSALTVRENIQVPMREYLDLPQDLMDELARLKIELVGLAPEAAEKYPSELSGGMIKRAALARALALDPDLVFLDEPTSGLDPIGAAEFDELIAKLRDTLGLTVYMVTHDLDSLFSVCDRIAVLGNKRVLVEGTIEDMLACDEPWVKSYFRGKRARAIVREQD, from the coding sequence ATGGTTCAAGCGGTCATCGAAAAGCAAGCGGATGCGGGGGAGAAGCGAGAGGCGGTTCTCTCCGTGCGCGATCTGACCGTCGGCTTCGGAGACCATGTGGTTCTCGACAATCTCAATCTCGAAGTGCTGCGTGGTGAAATCCTCGGCTTCGTCGGCGCCTCGGGTACCGGAAAGTCCGTACTGATGCGCACGGTCCTTCGGCTTCTGCCGAAGCGTTCCGGCACGATCGAAATTCTTGGCGCCGACTACGACAAAATGGGCGAGGCCGAGCGCATCGCACTCGATATGCGCCTCGGCGTGCTGTTCCAGCACGGCGCGCTTTTCTCGGCCCTGACGGTGCGTGAGAACATCCAGGTGCCGATGCGCGAATATCTGGATCTGCCGCAGGACCTGATGGACGAACTCGCGCGCCTGAAAATCGAACTGGTCGGCCTCGCACCGGAGGCCGCGGAGAAATACCCCTCGGAGCTTTCCGGCGGCATGATCAAGCGCGCGGCGCTTGCGCGCGCGCTTGCGCTCGATCCCGATCTCGTCTTTCTCGATGAGCCGACATCCGGACTCGATCCGATCGGCGCCGCGGAGTTCGACGAGTTGATCGCCAAGCTGCGGGACACGCTTGGATTGACCGTGTATATGGTGACGCACGATCTGGACAGCCTGTTTTCGGTCTGTGACCGGATCGCGGTGCTCGGCAACAAGCGCGTTCTCGTCGAAGGCACCATCGAGGATATGCTCGCCTGTGACGAGCCCTGGGTGAAGTCTTATTTCCGGGGCAAGCGCGCAAGAGCGATCGTGCGCGAGCAGGATTGA
- a CDS encoding MlaD family protein — METKANYAIVGFFTVLVIAAAFGFVYWMSQYGRTGQMVELVVNIPGSANGLSVGSPVRFNGINVGSVRNLAIDANDPRYSIAITEVSADAPVMKSTTATLEVQGLTGAAYIELSGGRKGDENILKTALENGTQAHILADQSSVTSLLATADQILDRANSAITDIQSFVTDVRGPLTATIGNAERFSKALADNSGAIDQFLKSVEQLSGSVNAASKKLDDTLASADRLIKSVDPKKIDNIVSNAEQVSNNLKDASGGVSEAIAGFRRTVETYDQFGKSAQQTLKRVDTLVAAVDAQKVGLVVNDITAASADARKIAAQVSDFAEKISARQGDIDQTITDFTQMSNKLNAASNRVDSILVKIDGFLGDADAPSLSAQARETLESFRRVAENLNAQLGPIAENLKRFSNSGLRDVEALVGDTRRTVQSLQNTISEFDKNPQRLLFGGETVKQYDGRTRR; from the coding sequence ATGGAAACTAAAGCGAATTATGCCATTGTCGGCTTCTTCACCGTCCTGGTCATCGCCGCGGCCTTCGGCTTCGTGTATTGGATGTCGCAATATGGCCGAACCGGCCAGATGGTCGAACTCGTCGTCAACATTCCCGGATCGGCCAACGGTCTGTCGGTGGGCTCACCGGTGCGCTTCAACGGCATCAACGTCGGCAGCGTGCGCAATCTTGCGATCGATGCCAACGATCCTCGCTATTCGATTGCGATCACCGAAGTCTCGGCCGATGCGCCGGTCATGAAATCCACAACGGCGACGCTCGAGGTGCAGGGGCTGACGGGAGCGGCCTATATCGAACTCAGCGGCGGTCGCAAGGGGGACGAGAATATCCTCAAGACCGCGCTGGAAAACGGCACCCAGGCGCATATCCTTGCCGATCAGTCGAGCGTCACCAGCCTGCTGGCCACCGCGGACCAGATCCTCGACCGCGCGAATTCGGCGATCACGGATATTCAGAGCTTCGTCACCGACGTGCGTGGTCCGCTGACGGCCACCATCGGCAACGCGGAGCGCTTTTCCAAGGCGCTGGCGGACAATTCCGGTGCGATCGACCAGTTCCTGAAAAGCGTCGAACAACTGTCCGGTTCCGTCAATGCAGCATCGAAGAAGCTCGATGATACGCTTGCGAGCGCGGACAGGCTGATCAAGTCGGTCGACCCGAAGAAGATAGACAACATCGTCAGCAATGCCGAGCAGGTGAGCAACAATCTGAAGGATGCTTCAGGCGGGGTATCGGAAGCGATCGCCGGATTCCGGCGCACGGTGGAAACCTACGATCAGTTCGGCAAGAGCGCGCAACAGACGTTGAAGCGGGTCGATACACTGGTGGCTGCCGTCGACGCGCAGAAGGTCGGGCTGGTCGTCAACGATATCACGGCCGCGAGTGCGGACGCCCGCAAGATCGCCGCGCAGGTTTCGGACTTTGCCGAAAAGATTTCCGCCCGGCAGGGGGACATCGATCAGACGATCACCGATTTCACGCAAATGTCCAACAAGCTGAATGCGGCATCGAACCGGGTCGACAGCATCCTGGTGAAGATCGACGGCTTCCTCGGCGACGCGGACGCTCCGTCGCTTTCTGCGCAGGCACGCGAAACGCTCGAGTCCTTTCGGCGGGTGGCGGAGAACCTGAATGCGCAACTGGGCCCCATAGCCGAAAATCTCAAGCGTTTCTCCAATTCGGGACTGCGGGACGTCGAGGCGCTCGTCGGCGACACGCGTCGCACGGTTCAAAGCCTGCAGAATACGATTTCCGAGTTCGATAAAAATCCGCAGCGGCTTCTGTTCGGCGGCGAAACGGTTAAGCAATATGATGGCCGCACGCGTCGGTGA
- the bluB gene encoding 5,6-dimethylbenzimidazole synthase produces the protein MLPDQNGCLAAAGAFSPDERAAVYRAIETRRDVRDEFLPEPLPEDLVARLLAAAHQAPSVGFMQPWNFVLVRRDETREKVRQAFQRANDEAAEMFSGERQAKYRSLKLEGIRKAPLSICVTCDRTRGGAVVLGRTHNPQMDLYSTVCAVQNLWLAARAEGVGVGWVSIFHEREIKAILGIPEHIEIVAWLCLGFVDKLYQEPELAAKGWRQRLPLEDLVFEEGWGVR, from the coding sequence ATGCTGCCTGACCAGAACGGCTGCCTTGCGGCGGCCGGAGCTTTTTCGCCGGACGAGCGCGCCGCCGTCTATCGTGCCATAGAGACCCGCCGCGACGTGCGCGACGAATTCCTGCCCGAACCACTGCCTGAGGATCTGGTCGCGCGACTGCTCGCTGCGGCGCACCAGGCGCCGTCCGTCGGCTTCATGCAACCTTGGAACTTCGTGCTCGTTCGTCGGGACGAGACGCGGGAGAAAGTCCGGCAGGCATTCCAGCGCGCCAATGACGAGGCCGCAGAGATGTTTTCCGGCGAAAGGCAGGCGAAGTATCGCTCGCTGAAGCTCGAAGGCATTCGCAAGGCGCCGCTCAGCATTTGCGTGACCTGCGACCGGACGCGCGGCGGAGCGGTCGTCCTGGGCCGCACCCATAATCCGCAGATGGATCTGTACTCGACCGTTTGCGCCGTCCAGAATCTCTGGCTTGCCGCGCGCGCCGAAGGGGTGGGCGTCGGCTGGGTCAGCATTTTCCATGAGAGGGAGATCAAGGCGATTCTCGGGATTCCGGAGCATATCGAAATCGTTGCCTGGCTTTGCCTGGGTTTCGTCGACAAGCTGTATCAAGAGCCGGAACTCGCCGCGAAGGGCTGGCGGCAGCGCTTGCCGCTCGAAGATCTCGTTTTCGAGGAAGGCTGGGGTGTCCGTTAG
- a CDS encoding helix-turn-helix transcriptional regulator: protein MTNQQAVLNLLDIVEYGGCADPERFFALMRRTFNISHLLYLEAESLPDGLRICRLHHTFGAYAAEIYAARELYRIDPILKLALGGVRPVEWATARRRFPECEPLFEAAEEIGLSTEGVALPLPSPAGRMALLAIGANMSPVEWSAYRRCHLRDFQLAANLFHASMLEHSAMAGALDERDLRLTGRETEVLTWSAAGKSYWEIATILGISERTVRFFMTNARRKLNVVSNTQAVAHAVRHALIPTI from the coding sequence ATGACTAATCAACAAGCTGTCCTCAATTTGCTGGATATCGTGGAATATGGAGGTTGCGCCGACCCCGAGCGCTTCTTCGCCCTGATGCGTCGAACCTTCAACATCTCGCATCTCCTGTATCTGGAGGCGGAGTCGCTTCCGGATGGTCTGAGAATCTGCCGCCTGCATCACACTTTCGGCGCCTACGCCGCTGAAATCTACGCCGCCAGGGAGCTTTACAGGATCGACCCGATCCTCAAGCTTGCGCTAGGCGGTGTCAGGCCCGTGGAATGGGCGACAGCGCGGCGCCGCTTTCCGGAATGCGAGCCCCTCTTCGAGGCGGCCGAGGAGATCGGGCTTTCCACCGAAGGCGTGGCCTTGCCGCTCCCCTCGCCTGCAGGCCGCATGGCGCTCCTCGCAATCGGTGCCAATATGTCGCCGGTCGAGTGGTCCGCCTATCGCCGTTGCCATCTGCGCGATTTCCAGCTCGCTGCCAACCTGTTCCACGCCTCCATGCTCGAACATTCGGCCATGGCCGGGGCGCTCGACGAGCGCGATCTCCGCCTGACCGGGCGGGAAACCGAAGTGCTCACCTGGTCGGCGGCCGGCAAGAGTTACTGGGAGATTGCAACTATTCTCGGGATATCCGAGCGAACTGTTCGTTTCTTCATGACCAATGCCCGCCGCAAACTCAATGTAGTGTCCAACACGCAAGCCGTAGCGCACGCTGTTCGACACGCTCTGATCCCCACCATCTGA
- the dgcA gene encoding N-acetyl-D-Glu racemase DgcA, translating into MPISLTATVEHFPIAGAFTISRGSKTTASVVTCRVTDGELSGWGECVPYARYGESVESVLSAIETVRLLIEEGMTRTDLQKAMKAGAARNAVDCALWDLEAKRSGSSAAALAGIAGPTPLTTAYTLSLGEPEEMRAQAEKHAHRALLKVKVGTEDDTARIRAVRSGAPASRIILDANEGWTAANLTAHFTACAENGISLIEQPLPAGRDEILASLPRPVPICADESVHATEDLERLVGRYDAVNIKLDKTGGLTEALRMRAAAEALGLKIMVGCMVGSSLAMAPAVLVAQGADFVDLDGPLLLSKDRTPGLRYEASLVFPPEASLWG; encoded by the coding sequence ATGCCGATTTCTCTTACAGCCACCGTCGAACATTTCCCGATCGCCGGGGCATTCACCATTTCGCGCGGCTCGAAAACCACGGCAAGCGTCGTCACCTGCCGCGTTACCGACGGCGAGCTATCGGGTTGGGGTGAGTGCGTTCCCTATGCGCGCTACGGCGAATCGGTCGAGTCGGTGCTGAGCGCCATCGAGACCGTACGACTGCTCATCGAAGAGGGTATGACACGCACGGACCTGCAGAAGGCGATGAAGGCCGGCGCCGCTCGAAACGCGGTCGACTGCGCCCTGTGGGATCTCGAGGCAAAGCGCAGTGGAAGCTCCGCTGCCGCGCTCGCCGGAATAGCCGGCCCGACGCCTTTGACCACCGCCTACACCTTATCGCTCGGCGAACCGGAGGAGATGAGGGCCCAGGCCGAGAAACACGCCCATCGGGCGCTTCTCAAGGTGAAAGTCGGAACGGAAGACGACACGGCGCGCATTCGCGCCGTCAGGAGCGGCGCGCCGGCGAGCCGCATCATTCTCGACGCCAATGAGGGATGGACGGCAGCCAACCTTACGGCCCATTTCACCGCCTGCGCCGAGAACGGCATCAGCCTCATCGAACAGCCGCTGCCGGCCGGCCGCGACGAGATACTCGCCTCCCTGCCCCGCCCCGTACCCATCTGCGCCGACGAAAGCGTGCATGCCACGGAGGACCTCGAAAGGCTCGTCGGCCGCTACGATGCGGTCAACATCAAACTCGACAAGACCGGAGGGCTGACCGAGGCCCTGCGCATGCGCGCCGCGGCCGAAGCCCTCGGCCTGAAGATCATGGTCGGCTGCATGGTCGGCAGTTCCCTCGCCATGGCGCCGGCGGTGCTTGTCGCGCAGGGCGCCGATTTCGTGGATCTCGACGGACCGCTGCTGCTTTCGAAAGACCGCACCCCGGGCCTTCGCTACGAGGCCTCGCTCGTCTTTCCGCCGGAGGCCAGCCTCTGGGGCTGA
- a CDS encoding DUF2865 domain-containing protein — MSASPKVASKIRRIAAVLVPLALATTGPAAASGVCERLSARLAGLPTGFTTNASLRDFTGAVSRQNIELRRAKNDRRRMECSSDSVVIIGGDDEAACAELDGTIARMEENLRQLKAQRRHLIGGGDDDVRRRILAAMELNGCSGVREAWDTGSAGGEFANAAARETEVHRNILRDLPPDSDAYPLLLDAPGAELPLMEPDFAGSLRTMCVRTCDGAFFPISSHATPADFGRDADLCRARCPGAETELYYHVLATEEADRMVSATTGRPYTDLPTAFAYRARGVGSPGICGCGIPDSATDANRQKTGSAGKLTAVSPSVITIGSERKAPPKPIKERPYDPTKNKVRIVGPTFLPQEESAIDLKHPLGPRYQPLQDN, encoded by the coding sequence GTGTCCGCGTCCCCGAAGGTGGCATCCAAGATCCGGCGCATCGCGGCGGTTCTCGTACCGCTCGCGTTGGCGACAACCGGCCCGGCTGCGGCATCCGGCGTTTGCGAACGGCTGAGCGCCCGCCTCGCCGGCCTTCCCACAGGTTTCACGACGAATGCCAGCCTGCGCGATTTCACAGGTGCGGTCTCCCGCCAGAACATCGAGCTGCGGCGCGCCAAGAACGATCGCCGCCGAATGGAATGCAGCAGCGACAGCGTCGTCATTATCGGCGGCGATGACGAGGCGGCTTGCGCCGAACTCGACGGCACGATCGCGCGGATGGAGGAAAATCTGCGGCAACTCAAGGCGCAGCGCAGGCATCTGATCGGCGGTGGCGACGACGACGTTCGGCGGCGCATCCTCGCCGCAATGGAACTCAACGGCTGCTCGGGGGTGCGCGAGGCTTGGGATACCGGAAGCGCCGGAGGCGAGTTTGCGAACGCCGCCGCCCGGGAAACGGAGGTTCACCGGAACATCCTGAGGGACCTGCCGCCGGACAGCGATGCCTATCCGCTACTACTCGACGCCCCCGGGGCAGAGCTTCCGCTCATGGAGCCCGATTTCGCCGGCAGCCTCAGAACCATGTGCGTGCGAACATGCGATGGCGCCTTCTTTCCCATCTCCTCGCATGCCACGCCGGCGGACTTCGGTCGCGACGCCGATCTCTGCCGCGCGCGCTGCCCGGGTGCGGAGACGGAGCTCTACTACCATGTGCTCGCAACGGAAGAAGCGGACCGGATGGTTTCGGCAACGACCGGCCGGCCCTACACCGACCTCCCAACGGCCTTTGCATACCGGGCGCGCGGTGTCGGCTCACCGGGCATCTGTGGCTGCGGAATTCCGGATTCCGCAACGGATGCCAACAGGCAAAAGACAGGTTCTGCCGGAAAGCTCACCGCCGTCAGCCCATCGGTCATTACCATCGGCAGCGAGAGAAAGGCGCCGCCGAAACCGATAAAAGAGCGGCCCTACGACCCGACCAAAAACAAGGTCCGCATCGTCGGTCCGACTTTCCTTCCGCAGGAAGAGAGCGCGATCGACCTCAAGCATCCGCTTGGGCCGCGATACCAGCCGCTGCAGGACAATTGA
- a CDS encoding ABC transporter permease, whose product MTRAQTETAADVVVDEGAAGNGRRYVFSGDWRHETAEEMAAKLKRLEKPSDGQSEFDFSGITAMDTAGAWIIRRFMHGTADDVRFTGGERYAELVRALPKQLRSPEESGTRMPLFQRLFTPVGELTVSIWTDTVAAMYILGSAVRGAQMKLGRHAGVSPAAIVHQIDRMGVMATPIITLMSFLIGAIIAQQGAFQLRSFGAEIFVVDLVGILQLREIGVLLTAIMIAGRSGSAITAEIGSMKMREEVDALKVMGLSPVGVLVFPRLVALTIVLPLLTIIANFAALAGAAMVAWAYSDITIPTFLARLQEAVDFSSVAAGMIKAPFMALIIGVVAAVEGLKVGGSAESLGRRVTSSVVKSIFVVILIDGLFAMFYAAIDF is encoded by the coding sequence GTGACGCGTGCCCAAACAGAGACCGCTGCCGACGTCGTCGTCGATGAGGGCGCCGCCGGAAACGGTCGGCGCTATGTGTTCAGCGGCGACTGGCGGCACGAGACCGCGGAGGAGATGGCCGCCAAGCTGAAGCGGCTTGAAAAGCCCTCCGATGGGCAGAGCGAGTTTGACTTCTCCGGCATCACCGCGATGGACACCGCCGGTGCATGGATCATTCGCCGCTTCATGCACGGGACAGCCGACGACGTTCGGTTCACGGGCGGCGAGCGTTATGCCGAACTGGTCCGCGCACTGCCGAAGCAACTGCGCAGCCCGGAAGAGAGTGGGACCAGGATGCCGCTTTTTCAGCGGCTGTTTACGCCCGTGGGTGAGCTGACGGTCTCCATCTGGACCGACACGGTCGCGGCCATGTACATCCTGGGGTCTGCGGTACGCGGTGCGCAGATGAAGCTCGGGCGTCACGCGGGCGTCTCGCCTGCTGCGATCGTCCATCAGATCGACCGCATGGGCGTCATGGCGACGCCCATCATCACCCTGATGTCGTTCCTGATCGGCGCCATCATCGCGCAACAGGGAGCGTTCCAGCTCCGCTCTTTCGGAGCGGAAATTTTCGTCGTCGATCTCGTCGGCATCCTGCAATTGCGCGAGATCGGCGTGTTGCTGACCGCGATCATGATCGCCGGCCGGTCGGGCAGCGCGATTACCGCCGAGATCGGCTCCATGAAGATGCGCGAAGAGGTCGACGCGCTCAAGGTCATGGGCTTGAGTCCGGTCGGCGTTCTCGTCTTTCCGCGTCTCGTGGCGCTGACGATTGTCTTGCCGCTCCTGACGATCATTGCGAACTTCGCCGCCCTTGCCGGCGCCGCCATGGTGGCATGGGCCTATTCCGACATCACAATCCCGACCTTTTTGGCGCGGCTGCAGGAAGCTGTCGATTTCTCCTCGGTCGCGGCCGGTATGATCAAGGCCCCCTTTATGGCCCTGATCATCGGCGTCGTTGCCGCAGTCGAGGGACTGAAGGTCGGCGGCAGCGCCGAGTCGCTCGGGCGGCGTGTGACCTCCTCCGTCGTCAAATCGATATTCGTCGTGATTCTGATCGACGGATTGTTCGCCATGTTCTACGCGGCAATCGATTTCTGA